A segment of the Lycium barbarum isolate Lr01 chromosome 7, ASM1917538v2, whole genome shotgun sequence genome:
GCATGAAGAGCAGATGCCATCCAGATAATGATAGTCAACGAGTCAATCAGTTCTTGACGTGTTTGCATCTTAGGCCACCAAGGCTCATCTTTCTTGTCACCATGTCCTACTTCACGAAGTTCCTTCCACCAGGCTTGGAGTTCAGTGTCTTTCAAAACCACGTCATCTGATCCGTAATACAGACTTGTATACTCCTGAACCCAACTTTTGATTGCTGACCAGATTTCAAGTCCATCCACAGCATAAGGATAATCCTCAATCAGAAGGCTTACACCATGTTTGGATGCAGGATCCTTAACTGCCACTCCTCTGAACGAAcacaacaaataaataaaaaaacataCTATTTCTTTTGGAAATCATTACATAGCAGACAGACCTAACCTACTAACAAGTTCGGCAGGTAGGGCTTGATCAGGGAAAACCCAATCCCTATAAGCAATTGAAGTCAACTCCATTGACAATGGTCCAGGGAAAACAGTTTTCTCAACAATACCTCCAGCATTAAGTACAGCCTGTCGAGCCAAGGCATTGATATGCATTGTATCACGGAAGTGGGGATGCAAAAGCTTATAGATAGGATGTAGCACACTAAGCTGCCTATGAGTCGCTATCACAAAAGGCTCAACTGATGCATGAGTATGTAACCTGAGTAGCAAAATTAGACATGTTACAAAGAAATAAAACGGACAAGAATTAAAGAATACCAGCTAAGTTGAGGTACCAGTGGCTGAGGAGCTGGTGTACTCCCGAGTCATTGATTGCAACAAATGCTTTTGCAATTTGCCATAAGGCATACTCGACACCTGTCTCAGCCGGAGTGAACACTTTGCTGATGGCACCAAATTGATCTCCATCAGGATGAGGCAAGCTTAGTTCAATGGCCAGTGGCTTCAAAGTACCGTCCTCTTGCAGAAAGAGCACGGTCCTTGAGGCATAAATCTTTGAAGGTGACATGTTAAGTTTCCTCGCATAAGGCATCACAATGTCATGGTAATTCAGAATGAAAAGTCGGTTCGCCTCTATGGCCTAAAAATTATTCAGCACAGATCAGGGGAACCTACATTGCACGCAAAACTTGGAAAAAATAAGTAGTGAACAGCCACTTACCTTCTCAATGGTCAGTCCACCTAGCTGATTCTGCATTTGGTCTCTAGTAATTTTGCTTGTTTGATCTCCATAAATTTTTGGATCCAGCTTGCTTGTTGCAGGGAACTCCTGTAACAAACATGCAAAGAACGTAAATTACTTACCAAGAGAAGACttgaaaaaaaacaaagagaTTTTTACTTTTAGGCCACTTATGCACACGGGGTTCAATCCAGCAAGCATTTCTCTTCCAAATTCTTCATCAGACATCCAAGCAGAGTTCTCCTCTGTTTCGAAAGTGTGACATTTCAGCAAAAAAGTGCATGGAGAGAGGGATGAAGCAAAAAAGACACTATATACCTCTAATGACATGTGGCGTTGGATACTTGAGAAATCCAGGAGCACCTGCTTCATAAACTTTCATTATATCCTCGAAGTTGTTAAATTCATTAAGAGTAAGGTTCCCTAAAGCAGCAAGCTGAGAAGCAAAGAGCTGTGCAATGGCTTTCTGTGCGTTACTAAGGACATCTGTCATCTTTAAGGGAGAAAATCTTTCATCCCTTGGGACATAAATTGCAAAGCTTGCAATCTGGGGCAGCCGGCTTTCACTCTTTGGATCTGTCCAAGCAGTTACAAAAAGGATTAAAAATCAGTAACTACGTCAGAAAAAGAGAGCTAGTACTTCTTGGAAAAACTAATCACCAGTCTTTGATGGTGACCTTCCGGTTCTTCCTCTTCGTGGATAAGGATACTCAGCCGAGCCACCAAGGACTGGTCGGGCAAGAAGAGGATCATTGTCGGGATCACCAAGATCATTGTAACAATCATAGTCATAAACCCTGTCCCATTCCTCAAGCTTTCTAGTTCCATTTCCTCTCAAATGAAGCAACTCGTCTTCCCTGTACCACCGCAATGCTGCTGGAGTTTCACTCGGAAGCCAAGCCTATTGCAAATCATTAAAAAATAACTCTCATCCAAAAAAGAAGATAGAGCATGCGAACTATAAGGCTAAAGTTAATATCATTTTACGTGTACCTGATTCACAAAGAAAATGCGGTCGGACTCGTACTTCTCAGCAGGATAAACCCAAGAATTGCAAACAAAGTGCAAACTTCCCTGATTTGGATCAGCAACTTCAAGAGTTAGTGATTTGAGAAAAAATTCACTTGGGTTCGAGTTCTTGATGATGAATGCTCCTGGAACTCCAAGCCGTTCATGATCCCACTCAAATGTCACACTGTACTTTGAGTCGCTGCCTGATTTGTTCTCATCTTCTAAATGTGAAGGGTTCCCAAGTTTCCCTttcaattttttcccttcaagAATACAAAATGATACACATTCAAGAAAATGCATACACGCACATTTAACTAGACCATCAAACACTACAGActgacctctctataacagtcatctTTTATAACAACATCTCACTATAATAACCATGTTTTCCATGATTCAAATCTTTCAAGTTATATTAATATATGTTCTCTACAACAACATTTTACTATAACAACCAGGTCTTCCATAGAACAAAaatattcatgttatattattGTATGTTATGTATAACAACATTTCGCTATAGCAACAAAAAAATATCGAAACAAACGATGTTGTTTtagaggtttgactgtacttaACAATTATGGAAAACTAAAAAGTTGATACCTTGATCTCCATGGACAGAACTAATTAACTGCAGGATGACCTTCTGCCCAATAATTTCATAACCTTGATGTGCAGCAGCTAATTCGGATGAACCAAGGTCCAACGGTGTCTTTTTCATAAGCAGAACAGTGCCATTAACCATTTTGTTTAAACATTTACCAGTAGATGCCATTATATCTCTTTGTTAATTAAGTATTAGCCAAGTATTTGTGATGAGAAACAAAAGCAAATACTCTGATTTTATAGCTGAAAATTGGTTAGTCTTCTTCCACTTTCATAACTGTCAAAATTTTAGGAGTTTGTGTTTTCTCTATTTCAAAAAGACTACTTAATTCGTATGTCACAACTACTTTGTACTTAATTACCAAGACTAATTGGTATGTGTGTGTTTACCAATTTGCATTAACATGTGCGTTGAATACATATTCCCTAAAGTAAATTTATGCATCTTTTTTATGGCAGAGACCCTTAGTAATTTGTACTCAGAAATGAAAAGGTTTTTTCCATTTATTATCTTGATAAATTTAGTGCCGAACTTGGACTAGGAATGTTCTCCCTTTTCCTCTGCCTTGCTTTAACAGACATGAAATTTTACCATTGGAGTAAATACCAATTGTTGTATTTTTATCCATATAACATGAAATTCTTAAAAGCTTAATTCTTTAAGAAAatattccctccgtctcaaattatttatcgtgatTATTAAAAATAGTCGTTTCAAATTATTTGTTGTTTTCGAAGTTCAagacacaattaattattttttctcagTTTTACCTTTAGtaaaattttgtcattaatggagatgacacatgAATAGAAGAAACATTTAATGAAGAGAAATTATAACTTGACATAAATAAAGGTAAAGTTAGTCAAGTacccctcctaattaatatttcttaaaggAGCGTGTAAaccaaaaaatgacaaataatttgagatggacAGAGTATAGAATCCTACCAGATTTAAGTATtacttatactccctccgttcacttttacttgtccagtatcctaaaaatatattttcgcttttacttgtcacttttagcatattaagataagacaatttattttttcctgttttacccataatattaattactcacttcaaatcatttttcaaatccaataaacatatgcatcaattaatatgggtgttgacacccaattttgtccctcttttatttaatttactcggggttTCCAAATTTACTAACGATCTAAATTCtttatttttacaatattttaatatcactacttttatttttcaacattacaagtattactttaccacaaatttgaaatgattcgtcatcatttcatattttcgggtttggactcgttaaattaattataagacGACACTTTGTCaaatcctttattttctacatgtTAACCGttaattatcatagtatatatattgtactagttactaaattagaagtccaaaaataattaaatagcggaggaaggattaACAATtctcagccaaattaatggcccaaaatacaaatacaatattacttccctatccaaataaacaacccacatttctaTTCCCTTACTCAACAGACCAGCCCATTGGATTAAACTTAAATCAAATCACAttttacccggtccagcccaaacgAAATGGACCCGGCCCAGCCCAAACGAAATGGACCCGGCCCAGCCCAAATCTTAAATCCCTAATCCCTCTTTCTTTTCCCTCATTTTCTCCGCCTCTCTGACCCCTTGTccctcttcttcttttccttttcttttctccgcCGCTCATCTCCATCGTCATCTCCACGCTCCCTCCCACTCACCACTGTCCCATACCTTCTCCCTGCCATCTCCACCTTTCCTTGTTCCCCACGCCCTGTCCCCCACTCGCTACACCCCGCTCCTTTTCCATTTAAAAAACCCCAATCGCAatcctataaaaaaaaaaagggagaccGAGAAGGAAGTGGGGGGATCAACAAGAAAACAGACCCGAAAAAAGGGAGGAAAACAGATCGAAAAAAAGGGGATAGAACATTGTTTTAGAGGGGATTTCTCAGGTTTTCGGAGGATACAGAAGTTTCCCATCCTCAAGTCTTAAGCTTCGTTTCTACTCTAATCTTGATTTTCTCTAAAATCGGAAAAACCTTTCTGTTGAAATATAAGACTTGGGACTGAAATCCTCATCGAAAAGATAGCCTCGTTCTGAAAAATAGTCACATATCACTCTATTTTATTTTGGTCTGAAGCCTTAATTACTTTAATCGGTTTCGAGCTCGTCGTGTTCGAGTAGATTCGAGACCGTCGACACCCGTTCACTGCACCTACAAAAGGTCAGTAAACCCTcttcattttctttatttttagtatTCTGGTTTGTTTAGTTTAATTTATGTTCATGTGTTAGTTAACAGCTATGTTGGTGTTCGTTTAGTTCAGTCGAATTTAGTCTTAGTTAATATAGCGTAGTATCAGTTTAAGCTTAATGTAATTAATTATGTTTACCAAGTTAATTTTACCTAGTTCGAACAGAGTAATTAGTTAAGTGGTAATTTTGTTTAGTCGATGATGTTGTTAAATTATTTGCTGGCTATATTAGTTAAGTAATGTTTATGTGGATGTTCGGACTCGTGGTAATCAAAGATTATGTTCATAGGGTCTGAATTACTGCTGTTATACTACCAGCTTTAAATCTCTTGTGTATGACTTGATCTCGGTTGTTTATCTCATATGACTTTGTATGTTGACGCCATGAGTAATATATAAACTGATGTGTATCCCTTGAAGCATTGTCTGTGTTTGTCTAATGCATAATTTTGGTAATCTGTCTAGGTATCTTGATCCCTGTGGGTCTGGTTCTGTATTTCTCAAAATATAAATGTGGTCTGATACATGCTCGTACTTAGAACAATTGGTGATCACTTTTCTCTATGTTTGTCCATGTCTACTTAGTTGTTAGTTAAGCCTGCTGTTTGATTGCCTGTGGGTGTATTATGAATGTTCTGTCGACGCATTAATCACAGTTTACTACACGAGTATATTAGATTAGTGTTAAGATCATATATGTTTTAAAGGGTTGTAAGACGAAAGTAGCTTAGACCAATATGATATCATATGACTATTAGATTGATAAAGTTCAACCAATTGCATGAATGTGGAGAGTAAACGTAAACTTTCATATAGGGATCAAATTTTGAATATTTGCCTATTTGTCCTTTTAAACAAATGAATGACAGAACTTGACTTGGTGGCATATCTCTTACTTGTGTGGTATTATGAACTATACTCAGACTGCTATTCTGTTTGCCTTTCTGTGGTGATTCCTTAATTTGGCAAAAGTTGTTAAGTCTTGCATAGGCATGAGAATAGGTTGTGTTCCTCTAAGGTTTAGATGGCATGACATGGAGTCTTTAAATTTCCCCAATAAGTAGTAGCACATGGTAACCCTGTTGTGTTGTTTGACCCAGCCCCTTTGACAATTGATTGTTGGTTCAGTCTATGTATGCTTGTCATTTGCAAACATCttcaaaaactaaaattttgcgcTCATTTGTTGATCTACTTAAGATCCAATTTGCTGCAGAGTCATCATAGTACCATAGGTTATTTCTTTTGGTGTTGTCTCCCTAAATCTTACTATGACCTATCATTCATTCATCTGATCAGATGGCAGAAGATCCCACTGACTATTCTGCTAAGATGTAGCTGAATCACTTGCAACTGTACCGACCTTGCTCTGCCATTATATCTGAATGATCTCCCCTACATCTTTTCTTTTGAATGTTGTTTTCACTTTTGCCTCTGTGTCTTACGTGATCAATTGGTCCAATCCTGATTTCTCGGGTTGCTGTTCTTGAAACTTTGGGACCTTATACTCATGCTGTCAAGGCCCTGCACCCTGTGTTCCAAACTGCTCTCCTGTTTTTCTTTGTTTATTTGTTCTTCTTGAGCATATGTGTGCCCTTTCCTGTTTCCTTCTCTGCATCATCTTCTGTCTCTTGAAATGTATTCTTTGGACTTGTATGAATGCATGAAAATCCTGTGGGTTGGTAGGGGTTTGATAAATGAACATGTAGAGACAGAGTTCATTTTGAAGGTCCCATTTCTTTTAAAGGGAACACTGTATTCTTTCTCTCTCGACCTGCTATTGAATCTGGGTACTGAACTACTCTCCTTAAAACTCTTCTGATTCATTGAAATAGGAAATGCTCTATGATACTGAACTTGATTTGAAATAGTGTATTCTTTTTCTTACATTTTTTTACTATTGAAGCATGAGTTGTTCCTTTGACACTGCTTCTGCCAGATCCCTATGTGTCTCATTATCCGAACCATTAGAAATTGTTCTAATTCTATTACTCTATGGATTGTTGTATTGAGTGCCATGTTCGTTTTATCTCTAATGATATTGGGCTGCTGTTTCTCCCATCTATGACTTTGTGTTTTGTTTCTCTCCTATACTTAAAAAATAGAAATGCTTAACTGTTTTGTCTAGCTAAGATCTGACTGAAAACTGTCATCCTTGCTATTTTGAGTAATTtgcttatgaatgtgtatacataagatatacctaaatatacacaatacatacataacctactgatttgttttgagttatatttACATGTTTTAACTTCAttcgttgattatatactaatccttttcttcgtTCTATGCATGACTATcacatacgagtccaagcgactcgccTTCTCCTTCCGCATTTgacgttgggctaaaagcccaacgtaactCCTCCTACGTCAGCCCAATCCGCAGTCACACAAGAAAAcaaaaatctgggccaaagcccaatagacagaaCAACCCACAACTTCAATACAAAGAAGGAtactgggcctaagcccaataacGTTAACAATTCCAGCAGTTGGGCCTTAATAagtgggccagatccatttactcttttcctttcttccttattttattgttgtgtattcttATTtgttttgtatgactaacattttatcttattttattaacttagatgaattctagtaaattaGTGGGTTTAACTTTAGCATAATGGGTAGCTTAACTTAAGAGAGAAACTCACGATTAGCCCCATAGATTTCATTCTCCTTCTATGTTATAGTTATTTATGGCATCTATAATATTATTTAtctattagaataattgattcttAAAAATAGTATGACTACATTTTCTAgctaagggaatcataatttatttTCACCATTTTAAAGGATTCAAACGTAATGAATAGACCAATATGAATTAAAGTATACGTTTGTAGATGACTTTTTTTTAGATTTATCCAAATTGCACATACTTTGATTGAGTACAGtttataagaaataataaaagagATAAAAGAAAACTCGCATTAACTATTTTCGTACTTCATTCATACTCCTAAAATACAAAAATCGTTAATATCTCACCATTTgaattgtttcaaatatttatcaaAACGCTGCATAAATTTACATTTTCGTCTACTCATATGTAAACTATCTTTGGCaagctttatttttaaaataacatcATTAGTTGGAACCTTAgcgacatttataagttttattttaactgatatttaaaatttctttttatgtatatCATCACATCTTTTGCAAATCTTATTAAGAATAGCATTTTtcatttaaaactttagcaatatttataagtgttattttaaatagcattctatttctatctataactttagcaatacttacaagatattttcttaaatatttaaatatttacatctacatttagccttaattaaataacataagtccggtcggttaaccattgttaatgggtcttaaaggatgcctaataccttccctttagactaattgaacccttacctagaatcttaagtttcgcagaccttaaacaaagCTAACTTTAAAcgtaactttaataaactttaggtgtcctaattcaccatatataattaggtggcgactccttgcaATAAAACAAGcgaaaataggaatcaccaataggttgtactccgcttcaacccgtttaaaatggggtataacaatgggTACATTGGAAAATTATGCATtccatttattatttctttaaaCAACGTGGAAAgtccaaagtggacaagtaaaagtgaacagagggagtagatgttaaaaaaaCTATAAAAACATTGCTTGAACAATGGTATCTCATCTTATTCAGGGGTGTCTTTAAttttgcctctcaaattgctggtctttaatttttgtagcAAAATTAAGGCTCTTTGAggaaaagttaggccttaaggcagacatctaaggcctaacttttgtcgGAATAAGCCTAATTTTGGGAAAATGTTAGTCCTTAAGGCAGCAGAGGTTTCACGAAAGtcttgtcttgcgatttttttttattttattttttttgtctgAGGGGTTgtttgaacccagaaccttgtattttcggccacttttttaagcgaaggacaaaaattaaaaactatcaatttgaggagcaaaaattaaagaccaacacctTTAAGgggcaatccacgcaaaaaactGCAATTATACCAAGTAAGGATAAAAATTATAGGCCAATTATTATTAGAGTTTTAGGCGGGCTGACTCTCAACGTAAAAATCCCAAAGAAAAAATATTGTAATTAATATATTGAAATGTGAATGATCCAGATATTCAAACTTCTTTAAATTGAAAATATATATGACGTTACTCAACCTCAAAAGTAGATAACATCTCATTTTCTCATCCGAAATGTGACACTCTAACCCAAACTAAAAAAATTTAATAATACTTTATTTGATTTTTCCCCTTATATATATGTGACACTCTAACCCAAACTAAAAAttttaataatattttatttgatttttccCATACAAGATGAGCATATCAACCCCATATATAAATCTAAAAGTTTAGTTCATCAACGTTACATCAAATCACTTAGGTACTCTCCCAATTAAAAGGGAATTTGGCATGGTGTGCTACCTTTTAGACCTAATTGGCATAGATTAGCTAAATTTTAATAAGTTGGCATAAAATAGCCCCCACATACATTTGTTTCCTATTTTCTCTCCCACAATTTTCCCCTGTCTCTCATTTCTTCCCCTAAAATTTCTCCAATATTTCTCTCTTATTTGTTCCATCTATACATTATTGTGTATCTCTCCTTCACTTTttcactctctttcctttttcttaAATTTCTCCAATCAAAATCGAAATCTACCATGATATATTGAAAAGTATCATGTATACATTCTGGGAATTCGATATAGAAGAAGAGTATCATGTATACATTCTGATAAATATATTGAAGTACCGGTATACATTCTGATATATATTGTGAAGTATCATGTATGCATTCTGATATacattgtgaagtaccatgtatacattaTTATGTATACATTCTAGGAATTCGATAGAGAAGAAgagtaccatgtatacattctggTATATATTATTAACTAC
Coding sequences within it:
- the LOC132603939 gene encoding probable linoleate 9S-lipoxygenase 5, producing the protein MASTGKCLNKMVNGTVLLMKKTPLDLGSSELAAAHQGYEIIGQKVILQLISSVHGDQGKKLKGKLGNPSHLEDENKSGSDSKYSVTFEWDHERLGVPGAFIIKNSNPSEFFLKSLTLEVADPNQGSLHFVCNSWVYPAEKYESDRIFFVNQAWLPSETPAALRWYREDELLHLRGNGTRKLEEWDRVYDYDCYNDLGDPDNDPLLARPVLGGSAEYPYPRRGRTGRSPSKTDPKSESRLPQIASFAIYVPRDERFSPLKMTDVLSNAQKAIAQLFASQLAALGNLTLNEFNNFEDIMKVYEAGAPGFLKYPTPHVIREENSAWMSDEEFGREMLAGLNPVCISGLKEFPATSKLDPKIYGDQTSKITRDQMQNQLGGLTIEKAIEANRLFILNYHDIVMPYARKLNMSPSKIYASRTVLFLQEDGTLKPLAIELSLPHPDGDQFGAISKVFTPAETGVEYALWQIAKAFVAINDSGVHQLLSHWLHTHASVEPFVIATHRQLSVLHPIYKLLHPHFRDTMHINALARQAVLNAGGIVEKTVFPGPLSMELTSIAYRDWVFPDQALPAELVSRGVAVKDPASKHGVSLLIEDYPYAVDGLEIWSAIKSWVQEYTSLYYGSDDVVLKDTELQAWWKELREVGHGDKKDEPWWPKMQTRQELIDSLTIIIWMASALHAAVNFGQYPYGGFAPNRPGMNRRLIPDPGTIEFEELKMNPIKGYLKTITPQFQTLIGISALEVLSTHTSDEIYLGQRDAADWTKDKEALKAFEKFGKNLTQIEENISMMNNDMELKNRTGPVKMPYTLLYPTSEPGLTAKGIPNSISI